One window of Nocardia sp. NBC_00508 genomic DNA carries:
- a CDS encoding GntR family transcriptional regulator, protein MTRNRGRIPLREQVYDSLRRDLATGVIVPTERLGEERLAETYGVSRTPVREALARLQADGLVERLSDGLYPYRPRLDELGHLYELRMVLEARGLQRAGPPEHAHDLDLVRAELDTWRALRENPPEPGPALVAADERFHTALLAAAGNAALADALTAVHVRVRPVRTLDMPTPERIATMAAEHIAIAEHLLSGAADAALEALTAHIDTSRTHVLARARHALRLTKLGRAVRD, encoded by the coding sequence GTGACCCGCAACAGGGGTCGGATTCCGTTGCGCGAGCAGGTGTACGACTCGCTACGACGGGATCTGGCCACCGGCGTCATCGTGCCGACCGAACGACTCGGCGAAGAACGCCTCGCCGAGACCTACGGGGTGTCGCGCACCCCGGTACGCGAGGCGCTGGCTCGGCTGCAGGCCGACGGACTGGTCGAGCGGCTCTCCGACGGCCTGTACCCGTATCGTCCCCGGCTCGACGAACTCGGCCACCTCTACGAGTTGCGGATGGTGCTGGAGGCCAGGGGCCTGCAGCGGGCGGGGCCGCCGGAACACGCGCACGACTTGGACCTGGTGCGCGCGGAACTCGATACCTGGCGCGCGCTGCGCGAGAACCCGCCCGAACCGGGACCCGCGCTGGTGGCAGCCGACGAACGGTTCCACACCGCCTTGCTCGCGGCGGCGGGCAATGCCGCGCTCGCCGACGCGCTCACCGCGGTGCATGTCCGCGTGCGCCCGGTGCGCACGCTGGACATGCCGACCCCGGAACGGATCGCGACGATGGCCGCCGAGCACATCGCGATCGCCGAACACTTACTGTCCGGTGCGGCGGATGCCGCACTGGAGGCACTCACCGCCCATATCGACACCTCGCGGACGCATGTGCTCGCCCGCGCGCGGCACGCGCTGCGGCTCACCAAACTGGGCCGGGCCGTGCGGGATTGA
- the urtD gene encoding urea ABC transporter ATP-binding protein UrtD — MTDTTHEPKLGGNAGMSSEYLEIRGLSVSFDGFKAVTDVDLTVLQGDLRFLIGPNGAGKTTLIDAITGLVPASGSAQKTGVELLGKKVHQIARLGIGRTFQTASVFEQLTVLQNLDIAAGAGRSVLTMLRRRTSVLPSIEEALETTGLADLRDKPAGALAHGQKQWLEIGMLLVQNASVLLLDEPVAGMSAEEREETGNLLRRIGGERVVVVVEHDMDFMRAFASSVTVLAGGKVLSEGSVEQVQADPKVQEVYLGTAAAVGTELEGERA; from the coding sequence ATGACCGACACGACGCACGAACCCAAACTCGGCGGCAACGCCGGAATGTCCAGCGAGTACCTCGAGATCCGCGGCCTCTCGGTGAGTTTCGACGGCTTCAAGGCCGTCACCGACGTCGACCTGACGGTGTTGCAGGGCGATCTGCGCTTCCTCATCGGCCCCAACGGCGCGGGCAAGACCACGCTCATCGATGCGATCACCGGGCTGGTCCCGGCGAGCGGATCGGCGCAGAAGACCGGCGTCGAACTGCTCGGCAAAAAGGTGCACCAGATCGCCCGGCTCGGCATCGGGCGGACGTTCCAGACCGCGAGTGTCTTCGAACAGCTCACCGTGCTGCAGAATCTCGACATCGCGGCGGGCGCGGGCCGCTCGGTGCTCACCATGCTGCGCCGCCGCACATCGGTGCTCCCGAGCATCGAGGAGGCGCTGGAGACCACCGGCCTGGCCGACCTGCGTGACAAGCCCGCCGGCGCCCTTGCGCACGGACAGAAGCAGTGGCTGGAGATCGGCATGCTCTTGGTGCAGAACGCCTCGGTGCTGCTGCTGGACGAGCCGGTCGCCGGGATGAGCGCGGAGGAGCGCGAGGAAACCGGAAACCTGCTGCGCCGCATCGGCGGCGAACGCGTGGTCGTGGTGGTCGAGCACGACATGGACTTCATGCGTGCCTTCGCCAGCTCGGTGACCGTCCTCGCGGGCGGCAAGGTGCTCAGTGAGGGCAGCGTCGAGCAGGTGCAGGCGGACCCGAAAGTCCAGGAGGTCTATCTCGGCACCGCCGCGGCCGTCGGGACCGAGTTGGAAGGCGAAAGGGCATAG
- a CDS encoding PPOX class F420-dependent oxidoreductase gives MELPAAVDFARDHRRSVLATIRRNGRPQLSNVLHVVGADGRIRISVTADRAKYHNLVRDPWAALHVTRDDFFAYAVLEGTVELTPVAAAPDDPTVDALVDYYRTASGEHPDWNEYRNAMVADRRALVLFTPEHAYGML, from the coding sequence ATGGAACTTCCCGCCGCAGTCGATTTCGCGCGTGATCACCGCAGATCCGTGCTCGCTACGATCCGCCGCAATGGACGGCCGCAACTGTCCAACGTGCTGCACGTCGTCGGCGCCGACGGCCGCATCCGCATCTCCGTCACTGCCGACCGTGCGAAGTACCACAATTTGGTCCGCGACCCATGGGCGGCGTTACACGTGACCCGCGACGACTTCTTCGCCTATGCCGTGCTGGAAGGCACGGTGGAACTCACGCCGGTCGCCGCCGCCCCCGACGATCCCACGGTCGACGCGCTCGTCGACTACTACCGCACTGCCTCCGGCGAACACCCGGACTGGAACGAATACCGCAACGCGATGGTCGCCGATCGTCGCGCTCTGGTCCTGTTCACGCCAGAGCACGCCTACGGCATGCTCTGA
- a CDS encoding SDR family oxidoreductase translates to MTVAVTGASGQLGRLVVEALLRAGPTPVVAIVRDPAKVADLAVRGVDVRQADYGDPSALARALDGVERVLLISGNEFGARVAQHTNVIRAAERAGVELLAYTSIPGATDNPLILAQEHRGTEAVLAESTVPHVLLRNGWYWENYLGGLAHAVESGVLHGAAGEGRVAGAARADYAEAAATVLTAEAQAGAVYELGGGESLTYSELAQVISEAAGKPVRYENLPEDDYVAVLVQAGLPAEYAKALGDADAGIARGILDVRSGDLEKLLGRPATGAVEVFRGALG, encoded by the coding sequence ATGACCGTCGCGGTGACCGGGGCCAGCGGACAACTGGGCCGACTCGTGGTGGAGGCGCTGTTGCGTGCGGGACCGACGCCGGTCGTCGCGATCGTGCGCGATCCGGCGAAGGTGGCCGATCTGGCCGTGCGTGGCGTGGACGTTCGGCAGGCCGATTACGGCGACCCGTCGGCGCTGGCCCGGGCGCTCGACGGAGTCGAGCGGGTGCTGCTGATCTCCGGCAACGAGTTCGGCGCTCGGGTAGCCCAGCACACCAACGTCATTCGCGCGGCCGAGCGCGCGGGCGTCGAACTGCTCGCCTACACCAGCATTCCGGGTGCGACGGACAATCCGCTGATCCTCGCCCAGGAGCACAGGGGGACCGAGGCTGTGCTGGCCGAATCGACCGTGCCGCATGTTCTCCTGCGCAACGGCTGGTACTGGGAGAATTACCTGGGCGGCCTCGCGCACGCGGTGGAATCGGGTGTGCTGCACGGCGCCGCGGGGGAGGGCCGGGTGGCGGGCGCGGCACGCGCCGACTACGCCGAGGCGGCCGCCACGGTCCTCACCGCCGAAGCGCAGGCGGGCGCGGTATACGAACTCGGTGGCGGCGAATCGCTCACCTACTCCGAACTGGCGCAGGTGATCTCGGAGGCAGCGGGTAAGCCGGTGCGCTACGAGAACCTGCCGGAGGACGACTACGTCGCCGTACTGGTCCAGGCGGGGCTGCCCGCCGAGTACGCCAAGGCGCTCGGCGACGCCGACGCCGGTATCGCCCGAGGCATTCTCGACGTGCGCTCCGGCGATCTGGAAAAGCTGCTCGGCCGTCCCGCGACCGGGGCCGTCGAGGTCTTCCGCGGCGCGCTCGGCTGA
- a CDS encoding NERD domain-containing protein, with product MLVRIRPGAELSGAEREFVACLRSYPTTGLAVIDLEADNRRVDAVVWTPRGLTVLEVHGFRRRQSGILSTPADEPWKISDAPVELDDLDSGSPADRVEHGIYAVKHMLQRALQDPGHLSGAVVLVPFRGAVVRPARTNLRPGLDVLVGNVTDATELRIYLEGFSAGPRNWTVDRVIGACDALGLAELAPSRAELLDAGFEENAPEPTTMIPRRPEPRVEPTPGVATKSQAYAGWSVVVVAVVGVLLVLGVIASALVQDSAQPAPATDTTTSPTPSPPPYRPAECWPFQSNC from the coding sequence ATGCTGGTGAGGATCAGGCCCGGAGCGGAGCTTTCCGGTGCCGAGCGGGAATTCGTCGCGTGCCTGCGGTCGTATCCGACGACCGGCCTCGCCGTGATCGACCTGGAGGCGGACAACCGGCGCGTCGACGCGGTGGTCTGGACACCGCGCGGTTTGACCGTGCTGGAGGTGCACGGGTTCCGGCGCAGGCAGAGCGGCATCCTGAGCACGCCCGCCGACGAACCGTGGAAGATCAGCGACGCGCCGGTGGAACTGGACGACCTGGATTCCGGAAGCCCCGCAGACCGCGTGGAGCACGGCATCTACGCGGTGAAGCACATGCTCCAGCGGGCGCTGCAGGATCCGGGACATCTCAGCGGCGCCGTCGTGCTGGTCCCGTTCCGCGGCGCGGTGGTGCGCCCGGCGCGCACCAATCTGCGTCCGGGGTTGGACGTCCTCGTCGGCAACGTCACGGACGCGACCGAGCTGCGGATCTATCTGGAGGGTTTCTCCGCGGGTCCACGGAACTGGACCGTGGACCGGGTGATCGGCGCGTGCGACGCGCTCGGCCTCGCGGAACTCGCCCCGTCCCGCGCCGAACTGCTCGACGCGGGATTCGAGGAGAACGCGCCCGAGCCGACCACGATGATCCCGCGCCGACCCGAACCCCGGGTCGAGCCGACGCCCGGCGTCGCGACGAAGAGCCAGGCCTACGCGGGCTGGTCGGTCGTCGTGGTCGCGGTGGTCGGTGTCCTGCTGGTGCTCGGCGTGATCGCCAGCGCGCTCGTGCAGGACTCCGCGCAACCGGCCCCGGCGACCGACACCACGACGAGCCCGACGCCGTCGCCGCCGCCGTACCGGCCCGCCGAGTGCTGGCCGTTCCAATCGAACTGCTGA
- a CDS encoding carboxymuconolactone decarboxylase family protein, which translates to MQPRISPGRLRELGPVNWVAWQVLSRAAGTDDAHLFSTLGRTKGLFRGWLHYSGRLMPGGRLPRHESELVIIRVAHLRGCDYEMDHHIRLGRRAGVTAEILDRVRSGPAAAGWSAKHHALLSAVDQLVDKRDIDDDAWAELAEHYDERSLIEIVLLINQYEGLAATITALRIQRDGV; encoded by the coding sequence CTGCAACCACGCATCTCTCCCGGGCGACTCCGGGAACTCGGTCCAGTCAACTGGGTTGCCTGGCAGGTACTTTCCCGTGCCGCGGGTACCGATGACGCGCATCTGTTCAGCACGCTCGGCCGCACCAAGGGCCTGTTCCGCGGTTGGCTGCACTACTCGGGCAGGCTGATGCCGGGCGGCCGGTTGCCACGCCACGAATCCGAGCTGGTCATCATTCGCGTCGCGCACCTGCGTGGGTGCGACTACGAGATGGACCATCACATCCGGCTCGGCAGACGGGCCGGGGTGACCGCTGAGATCCTCGATCGAGTGCGCAGCGGACCCGCTGCCGCAGGCTGGTCGGCGAAGCATCATGCGCTGCTCAGCGCGGTGGACCAGCTGGTGGACAAACGCGACATCGATGACGACGCCTGGGCCGAGTTGGCCGAGCACTACGACGAGCGCAGCCTGATCGAGATCGTGCTGCTGATCAACCAATACGAAGGGCTGGCCGCCACCATCACCGCGCTGCGTATCCAGCGCGACGGCGTCTAG
- a CDS encoding VOC family protein: MNITASAISLNVPDPGASAKFLIDHLGFEEKMSADGFVSLERPDAGMNVIYLRTGLATFKPASAAGSAGEGLLVVFVVDDIDAEYARLQAEGVPIVTPIDTEEWGERYFQMSDPNGILIQLVQWV; encoded by the coding sequence ATGAACATCACCGCTTCCGCCATCTCGCTCAACGTTCCCGACCCCGGCGCCTCGGCGAAGTTCCTGATCGACCACCTCGGATTCGAGGAGAAGATGTCGGCCGACGGATTCGTCTCGCTGGAGCGGCCCGACGCCGGGATGAACGTCATCTACCTGCGCACCGGGCTGGCGACGTTCAAGCCGGCGAGCGCGGCGGGCAGCGCGGGCGAGGGCCTGCTCGTCGTCTTCGTCGTCGACGACATCGATGCCGAGTACGCCCGGCTGCAAGCCGAAGGAGTCCCGATCGTGACGCCCATCGACACCGAGGAATGGGGCGAGCGATACTTCCAGATGAGCGATCCGAACGGGATCCTCATCCAGTTGGTGCAGTGGGTGTAA
- the urtB gene encoding urea ABC transporter permease subunit UrtB: MDVVIGQLFTGLSLGSILLLAALGLSLTFGQMGVINMAHGEFIMAGCYTTYVVQKVISSAGVSLVVSLLIGFLVGGMLGAALEMGLIRWMYDRPLDTLLVTFGVGLVLQQLARDIFGAPAKNVIAPEWLGGGVTILGAVVPKTRIFILVLAVVTVTALAVVLATTPLGRRIRAVVQNRGLAETSGVSSRFTDISTFFIGSGLAGVAGVALTLIGSTSPTIGQSYLIDAFLVVVIGGLGQIKGTVIAAFALGLLNSYIEYSTTASIAKVIVFVIIVIFLQVRPQGLFTVRTRSLA; encoded by the coding sequence ATGGACGTTGTGATCGGACAGCTCTTCACCGGGCTGAGCCTGGGATCGATTCTCTTGCTCGCCGCGCTGGGGCTCTCGCTGACCTTCGGTCAGATGGGCGTGATCAACATGGCGCACGGCGAGTTCATCATGGCCGGTTGCTACACGACTTATGTAGTGCAGAAGGTCATCTCGTCGGCGGGCGTCTCGCTCGTCGTGTCTCTGCTGATCGGTTTCCTCGTCGGCGGCATGCTCGGTGCCGCGCTGGAGATGGGGCTGATCCGCTGGATGTACGACCGGCCGCTGGACACACTGCTGGTCACCTTCGGTGTCGGGCTGGTGTTGCAGCAGCTGGCCCGCGACATCTTCGGTGCGCCCGCCAAGAACGTCATCGCTCCGGAATGGCTCGGCGGCGGCGTCACGATCCTGGGCGCGGTGGTGCCGAAGACACGCATCTTCATCCTCGTTCTCGCGGTCGTCACGGTGACCGCGCTGGCCGTGGTGCTCGCGACGACACCGCTGGGCCGACGCATCCGTGCGGTGGTGCAGAACCGCGGTTTGGCCGAAACCTCGGGTGTCTCCAGCCGTTTCACCGACATCAGCACCTTCTTCATCGGCTCGGGGCTGGCCGGCGTGGCCGGAGTCGCGCTCACGCTGATCGGTTCCACCAGCCCGACCATCGGTCAGAGCTATCTGATCGACGCGTTCCTGGTGGTGGTCATCGGCGGGCTCGGCCAGATCAAGGGCACGGTGATCGCGGCGTTCGCGCTCGGCCTGCTCAATTCCTACATCGAATACTCGACCACCGCGTCCATCGCGAAGGTCATCGTCTTCGTCATCATCGTGATCTTCCTACAGGTCCGCCCGCAGGGCCTGTTCACCGTCCGGACAAGGAGTTTGGCATGA
- the urtE gene encoding urea ABC transporter ATP-binding subunit UrtE: MLELIDIHSGYGRTEVIHGVSVTVPDDSVVAIMGHNGAGKTTLLRTAVGLIGTKSGRIEFDGATITKLSPSRRVRRGIAYVPQGQQSFPQLTTAENLQVVADGRKRGKALIDESLDLFPALRDLLARKAGLLSGGQRQQLAIARALITEPKLLILDEPTEGIQPSVVAEIERTIIDLTRRGGLSVLLVEQHIGFALQAAQHYYVLQSGRVTATGAGGAGAESAVRSAMAI; encoded by the coding sequence ATGCTAGAGCTCATCGATATCCACTCCGGCTACGGCCGCACCGAGGTGATCCACGGCGTCTCGGTGACCGTCCCGGACGACAGCGTGGTCGCCATCATGGGACACAACGGCGCGGGCAAGACCACACTGCTGCGCACCGCCGTCGGCCTGATCGGCACGAAATCGGGACGGATCGAATTCGACGGCGCGACCATCACCAAACTGTCACCGTCCCGCCGGGTGCGCCGCGGCATCGCTTACGTGCCGCAGGGACAGCAGAGCTTCCCGCAACTGACCACCGCCGAGAATTTGCAGGTCGTCGCGGATGGACGTAAGCGGGGCAAGGCGCTGATCGACGAATCGCTGGACCTGTTCCCCGCGCTACGCGACCTGCTCGCCCGCAAGGCGGGCCTGCTCTCCGGCGGCCAGCGTCAGCAGCTCGCCATCGCGCGGGCGCTGATCACCGAGCCGAAGCTGCTCATCCTCGACGAGCCGACCGAGGGCATCCAGCCATCGGTGGTCGCCGAGATCGAGCGCACCATCATCGATCTCACCCGGCGCGGCGGATTGAGCGTGCTGCTGGTCGAGCAGCACATCGGGTTCGCGTTGCAGGCGGCGCAGCACTACTACGTCCTGCAATCCGGCCGGGTGACCGCTACGGGTGCGGGCGGCGCGGGCGCCGAGAGCGCGGTCCGCTCGGCGATGGCGATCTGA
- a CDS encoding polysaccharide deacetylase family protein: protein MLRRWLIGSVPVLVVVVLLAMGTYYLMNARSFQLGGHVVDRVDTNEKVVALTLDDGPSDRAPEVLKVLADAQVPATFYLNGRDLAAHPEHGRAIAAAGHEIGNHTFSHRRMVFVTPGTVRDEVERTDAEIMKTGYVGPITFRPPYGKKLLLLPRYLAERDRVTVMWDVEPDSGKKDATADGIVDETIGKVRPGSIILLHVMHGSTAALDAIPRIIAELRAAGYRFVTVSALMSR, encoded by the coding sequence ATGCTTCGCAGGTGGCTGATCGGAAGTGTGCCGGTGCTCGTCGTCGTGGTGCTGCTGGCGATGGGCACCTATTACCTGATGAACGCCCGTAGCTTCCAGCTCGGCGGTCACGTGGTCGACCGCGTGGACACCAATGAGAAAGTGGTCGCGCTGACATTGGACGACGGTCCTTCCGACCGGGCGCCCGAAGTGCTGAAAGTCCTTGCCGACGCTCAGGTTCCGGCCACCTTCTATCTGAACGGCCGTGATCTCGCCGCGCACCCGGAGCACGGCAGGGCCATCGCCGCGGCGGGCCATGAGATCGGCAACCACACCTTTTCGCATCGGCGGATGGTCTTCGTCACGCCTGGCACGGTCCGCGACGAAGTAGAACGCACCGATGCCGAGATCATGAAAACCGGTTACGTCGGTCCGATCACCTTCCGCCCGCCCTACGGCAAAAAGCTCCTGCTGCTGCCGCGCTACCTCGCCGAGCGCGACCGCGTCACCGTGATGTGGGATGTCGAACCCGATTCGGGGAAGAAGGACGCCACCGCGGATGGGATCGTCGACGAGACCATCGGCAAAGTTCGCCCCGGCTCGATCATCCTCTTGCATGTCATGCACGGAAGCACCGCCGCGCTGGACGCCATCCCCCGTATCATCGCCGAATTGCGTGCCGCGGGATACCGCTTCGTCACGGTCTCGGCATTGATGTCTCGCTGA
- a CDS encoding winged helix-turn-helix transcriptional regulator, translated as MTSQRTGPDEVDDPTLEADVFARNCTSRPVLQTVASRWGTLALVALREGPYRFSALRRRVDGVSERMLSQTLQALERDGMVHREVLKTIPPRVEYTLTELGAEVAAHLEALIQVLETNMPRVHEAQAAYHRD; from the coding sequence ATGACGAGCCAGCGCACCGGCCCGGACGAGGTGGACGACCCCACGCTGGAAGCGGATGTCTTCGCCCGGAACTGCACGTCACGACCGGTCTTGCAGACTGTGGCCAGCCGCTGGGGCACCCTGGCGCTGGTCGCACTGCGCGAGGGTCCGTACCGATTCAGCGCGCTGCGCCGACGGGTCGACGGTGTCAGCGAGCGCATGCTGTCGCAGACCCTGCAGGCGTTGGAGCGCGACGGCATGGTGCACCGGGAGGTGCTGAAGACCATCCCGCCGCGGGTCGAATACACCCTCACCGAACTGGGCGCGGAGGTGGCCGCACATCTGGAAGCGCTCATCCAGGTGCTGGAGACGAACATGCCGCGGGTACACGAGGCGCAGGCGGCCTATCACCGCGACTGA
- the urtC gene encoding urea ABC transporter permease subunit UrtC: MTTLVQRWRAHPSLTALAGFAVAAVFLFAVAPAVLSDFRLNLLAKFLCFAIVAVGIGLAWGRGGMLTLGQGVFFGIGAYIMAMHLQMADAARLGNDVPEFMEIAGIRELPSFWRPFASAPVALLGILVLPALVAAALGYGVFKRRVKGAYFAILSQALAAALAILLTGQQAIGGFTGLSDFRAFFGFKLSDPVNRRMLFFLAAGTLLLVVALVRQLMHSRYGELLVAVRDQEERVRFLGYDPANVKIVAYVVAAFFAGIAGALFTPIVGIISPADIGVVPSIAFLIGVAIGGRTTLLGPVLGAIGVAWAQTAFSEEFPSGWTYLQGVLFIVVVGFVPAGLAGLWPMAKGLVDSRFRRPSAPAPVVLVETLPEPATEKVESR; this comes from the coding sequence ATGACCACACTCGTGCAACGGTGGCGCGCGCACCCCTCGCTCACCGCGCTGGCCGGATTCGCCGTCGCCGCCGTCTTCTTGTTCGCGGTCGCTCCCGCGGTGCTCAGCGACTTCCGGCTCAATCTGCTCGCGAAGTTCCTGTGCTTCGCGATCGTCGCGGTGGGCATCGGATTGGCTTGGGGCCGAGGCGGAATGCTCACCCTGGGTCAGGGCGTGTTCTTCGGTATCGGCGCATACATCATGGCCATGCATCTGCAAATGGCCGACGCCGCGCGACTCGGCAACGACGTGCCGGAGTTCATGGAGATCGCGGGCATTCGCGAGTTGCCCTCGTTCTGGCGGCCTTTCGCGTCGGCTCCGGTGGCGCTGCTCGGCATCCTGGTGCTGCCCGCGCTGGTCGCGGCGGCGCTCGGTTACGGCGTGTTCAAGCGCCGCGTGAAGGGCGCCTACTTCGCCATCCTCAGCCAGGCGCTGGCCGCCGCGCTGGCCATTCTGCTGACCGGTCAGCAGGCCATCGGCGGATTCACCGGCCTGTCGGATTTCCGCGCCTTCTTCGGTTTCAAGCTGTCCGACCCGGTCAACCGGCGGATGCTGTTCTTCCTCGCCGCGGGCACGCTGCTGCTGGTGGTCGCGCTGGTGCGGCAGCTGATGCACAGCAGGTACGGCGAGCTGCTCGTCGCGGTGCGCGATCAGGAGGAGCGGGTGCGCTTCCTCGGATACGACCCGGCGAACGTGAAGATCGTCGCCTATGTGGTCGCCGCCTTCTTCGCGGGCATCGCCGGCGCGCTGTTCACCCCGATCGTCGGCATCATCTCCCCGGCCGACATCGGCGTCGTCCCGTCCATCGCGTTCCTCATCGGCGTTGCGATCGGCGGACGAACCACCCTGCTCGGGCCGGTGCTCGGCGCGATCGGCGTGGCCTGGGCGCAGACAGCGTTCTCCGAGGAGTTCCCGTCCGGGTGGACCTACCTCCAAGGCGTGCTCTTCATCGTGGTGGTCGGCTTCGTCCCGGCCGGACTCGCCGGACTGTGGCCGATGGCGAAGGGACTGGTGGACAGCCGGTTCCGGCGTCCCTCCGCCCCCGCTCCGGTCGTGCTGGTCGAGACGCTGCCGGAACCCGCGACCGAGAAAGTGGAATCCCGATGA
- the urtA gene encoding urea ABC transporter substrate-binding protein: MSDSRAIPRPRRLVKVMAVPAAVALAGLLLTACGAKDDASTSSNAASCVDTSKETIKVGSLHSLSGTMAISEVTVANSTKLAVDQINATGGVLGKKIELVLEDGASDPKTFAEKAEKLISSDCVAAVFGGWTSSSRKAMKPKFENLNSLLYYPVQYEGLEDSKNIFYTGATTNQQIIPALDYLKQKGITSLYLVGSDYVFPQTANREIKAYAAANGIEIKGEDYTPLGSTDFSTIVNKVRTAKAGAVFNTLNGDSNVAFFREYTSAGLKAAEMPVISVSIAEEEVAGIGAQNIAGQLTAWNYYQTVDTPVNKKFVADYKAAFGADKPTSDPMEAAYASVYLWKNTVEKAKSFKVEDIQAAADGVSFEAPEGSVTIDGSNHHITKTARIGEIRPDGLIYTVWDSGKAVTPDPYLKSYEWAKGLK; encoded by the coding sequence ATGTCAGATTCCCGTGCCATCCCGCGCCCTCGGCGCTTGGTCAAGGTGATGGCGGTACCAGCCGCGGTCGCGCTCGCCGGCCTGTTGCTGACCGCCTGCGGCGCCAAGGATGACGCCTCGACCAGCTCGAACGCCGCGTCCTGCGTCGACACATCGAAGGAAACGATCAAGGTCGGTTCGCTACACTCGCTGTCCGGCACGATGGCCATCTCCGAGGTCACCGTCGCCAACTCCACCAAGCTGGCCGTCGACCAGATCAACGCTACAGGCGGCGTGCTCGGCAAGAAGATCGAGCTGGTGCTGGAGGACGGCGCCTCGGACCCGAAGACCTTCGCGGAGAAGGCGGAGAAGCTGATCAGCTCCGACTGCGTCGCGGCGGTGTTCGGCGGCTGGACCTCGTCGAGCCGCAAGGCCATGAAGCCGAAGTTCGAGAACCTCAACTCGCTGCTCTACTACCCGGTGCAGTACGAGGGCCTGGAGGACAGCAAGAACATCTTCTACACCGGCGCGACCACCAACCAGCAGATCATCCCGGCGCTGGACTACCTGAAGCAGAAGGGCATCACGTCGCTCTACCTGGTCGGTAGCGACTACGTCTTCCCGCAGACCGCCAATCGCGAGATCAAGGCCTACGCGGCCGCCAACGGCATCGAGATCAAGGGCGAGGACTACACCCCGCTCGGCTCCACCGACTTCTCCACCATCGTGAACAAGGTCCGCACCGCCAAGGCGGGCGCGGTGTTCAACACCCTCAACGGCGATTCCAACGTCGCGTTCTTCCGCGAATACACCAGCGCGGGCCTGAAAGCCGCCGAGATGCCGGTGATCTCGGTGTCCATCGCCGAGGAGGAGGTCGCGGGCATCGGTGCGCAGAACATCGCGGGCCAGCTCACCGCGTGGAACTACTACCAGACCGTCGACACGCCCGTGAACAAGAAGTTCGTCGCCGACTACAAGGCCGCGTTCGGCGCCGACAAGCCGACCTCGGACCCCATGGAAGCCGCCTACGCGTCGGTCTACCTGTGGAAGAACACCGTCGAGAAGGCGAAGTCGTTCAAGGTGGAGGACATCCAGGCCGCCGCCGACGGCGTGAGCTTCGAGGCCCCCGAGGGCTCGGTGACCATCGACGGCTCCAACCATCACATCACCAAGACCGCTCGCATCGGCGAAATCCGTCCCGACGGACTCATCTACACCGTCTGGGACTCCGGCAAAGCGGTAACCCCGGACCCGTACCTGAAGTCCTACGAATGGGCCAAGGGCCTGAAGTAG